A stretch of the Tannerella serpentiformis genome encodes the following:
- the recR gene encoding recombination mediator RecR, whose product MNRAYPSTLLENAVDELSALPGVGRKTALRLSLYLLRREPEYAERLGTALQALRRDVKYCRTCHNICDTDLCDICADTSRDRSTVCVVENVKDVMTVENTAQFRGLYHVLGGIISPIDGIGPADLEIDSLVKRVAEGEVREVVLALSTTMEGDTTNFFIYRKLSAYPVRVTVIARGVSIGDELEYADEVTLGRSILNRVEFNDAI is encoded by the coding sequence ATGAATCGCGCCTATCCCTCCACGCTCCTTGAGAATGCCGTCGACGAGCTGTCGGCGCTGCCCGGCGTCGGTCGAAAGACGGCGCTGCGGCTCTCGCTTTACCTGCTCCGTCGCGAGCCGGAGTACGCCGAGCGACTCGGCACGGCGCTTCAGGCCTTGCGTCGCGACGTGAAGTATTGCCGGACGTGTCACAACATCTGCGACACGGACCTCTGCGACATCTGCGCCGATACGTCGCGCGACCGCTCGACGGTCTGCGTGGTGGAGAACGTGAAGGACGTGATGACGGTCGAGAACACGGCGCAGTTTCGCGGTCTCTACCACGTTCTCGGCGGCATCATCTCGCCCATCGACGGTATCGGCCCGGCCGATCTGGAGATCGACAGTTTGGTGAAGCGTGTGGCGGAGGGTGAGGTGCGCGAGGTGGTGCTGGCGCTCAGCACGACGATGGAGGGCGACACGACGAACTTCTTCATCTACCGCAAGCTCTCGGCCTATCCCGTCCGTGTGACGGTCATCGCGCGCGGCGTCTCCATCGGCGACGAATTGGAGTACGCCGACGAGGTGACGCTCGGCCGCTCCATCCTCAACCGTGTAGAGTTCAACGATGCGATATGA
- a CDS encoding HAD family hydrolase — protein sequence MPIQLIILDFDGTLADTRDNIVRTLQASMHQLDLPVADEAACASTIGLKLDDACRHLYPDGPADLPDRFVETYREIFFRNKESLVPAPFPHVLSTLRQLRQRGVVLTIASSRGTGSLHAFIDAMGLRDCISYVLGADSVEHTKPHPEPVLRTLCETGIDAAHTLVVGDMPVDILMGRNAGVQTCGVTYGNATRDQLQAAGADFLIDDFAELGVYGSTQV from the coding sequence ATGCCCATCCAACTGATCATCCTCGATTTTGACGGCACACTGGCCGACACGCGTGACAACATCGTCCGCACCCTGCAAGCCTCCATGCATCAGCTCGATTTGCCCGTAGCCGACGAGGCGGCCTGCGCCAGCACCATCGGCTTAAAGCTCGATGACGCCTGTCGGCATCTCTATCCCGACGGCCCGGCCGACCTCCCCGACCGCTTCGTGGAGACGTACCGCGAGATCTTCTTCCGCAACAAGGAGTCGCTCGTGCCGGCCCCCTTCCCCCACGTCCTCTCGACACTCCGGCAGCTCCGGCAGCGGGGTGTGGTGCTGACCATTGCCTCGTCGCGGGGCACGGGGTCGCTGCACGCCTTTATCGACGCAATGGGGCTGAGGGACTGCATCTCGTACGTGCTTGGTGCCGACAGTGTGGAGCATACCAAGCCCCACCCCGAGCCCGTGCTCCGGACGCTCTGCGAGACGGGCATCGACGCGGCGCACACGCTGGTGGTGGGCGACATGCCTGTGGATATCCTCATGGGGCGTAACGCCGGTGTCCAGACTTGCGGCGTCACGTACGGCAATGCCACGCGCGACCAGCTGCAAGCCGCCGGCGCCGACTTCCTGATCGATGACTTTGCCGAGCTGGGCGTCTACGGATCCACACAGGTTTAA
- the rfbB gene encoding dTDP-glucose 4,6-dehydratase yields the protein MHTYLITGGAGFIGANFVKHMLVTHADAQLIVLDLLTYAGNVHTIESDIDGVRCHFVKGDIGDRALVESLFEKYPIDCVVNFAAESHVDRSIEDPQLFLMTNILGTQNLLNAARKAWTTGRDATGYPTWRPGVRFHQVSTDEVYGSLGPDGFFTETTPLAPHSPYSASKTSADLVAMAYHDTYRMPVSITRCSNNYGPYHFPEKLIPLIINNILEGKQLPVYGDGSNVRDWLYVEDHCKAIDAVVHRGRAGEVYNVGGHNERKNIDIVRTIIHTVRQLMTEQPAYRDALRKRIAGPDGLPTVDWIDDSLITFVTDRLGHDQRYAIDPTKISTELGWQPETDFETGIVKTVRWNLEHQDWIREVISGDYVGYYERMYAGRELKS from the coding sequence ATGCATACCTATTTAATCACCGGCGGAGCCGGATTCATTGGCGCCAACTTCGTGAAGCATATGTTGGTCACCCACGCGGACGCACAGCTGATCGTCCTCGACCTACTCACCTATGCCGGCAACGTGCACACGATCGAAAGCGATATCGACGGAGTGCGTTGCCATTTCGTCAAAGGCGACATCGGCGATCGCGCGCTTGTGGAAAGCCTCTTTGAGAAGTACCCCATCGACTGCGTTGTCAACTTCGCCGCCGAGAGCCACGTCGACCGTAGCATCGAAGACCCGCAACTCTTCCTCATGACCAACATCCTCGGCACACAGAACCTCCTCAACGCCGCCCGCAAGGCGTGGACCACCGGACGCGATGCGACGGGTTACCCGACGTGGCGCCCCGGCGTACGCTTCCATCAAGTCTCTACCGACGAGGTCTACGGGAGCCTCGGCCCCGACGGCTTCTTCACCGAGACGACTCCGCTGGCCCCGCACAGCCCTTACAGCGCCTCCAAGACAAGCGCCGACCTAGTGGCGATGGCTTACCACGACACCTACCGCATGCCCGTCAGCATCACCCGCTGCTCGAACAACTACGGGCCGTATCACTTCCCCGAAAAGCTGATCCCGCTCATCATAAACAACATCCTCGAGGGTAAGCAGCTGCCCGTCTACGGCGACGGGTCGAACGTTCGTGACTGGCTCTACGTCGAGGATCATTGCAAGGCCATCGACGCCGTCGTCCACCGCGGTCGCGCGGGTGAGGTCTACAATGTGGGCGGACACAACGAGCGCAAGAACATCGACATCGTGCGCACGATCATCCACACCGTCCGCCAACTGATGACCGAGCAACCCGCTTACCGCGACGCTCTCCGCAAACGCATCGCCGGCCCGGACGGACTGCCCACCGTCGACTGGATCGACGACAGCCTGATCACCTTCGTCACCGACCGACTCGGCCACGATCAGCGCTACGCCATCGATCCGACGAAGATCTCCACCGAGCTGGGTTGGCAGCCGGAGACGGACTTCGAGACGGGCATCGTCAAGACGGTGCGCTGGAACCTCGAGCACCAAGACTGGATCCGTGAAGTCATCAGCGGCGATTACGTGGGGTATTACGAACGCATGTATGCCGGCCGCGAACTGAAGTCATGA
- a CDS encoding TonB-dependent receptor yields the protein MKRIATLLCFMICCAMAIYATDANVTRRTYTVRGTVKDRTNAPVPYATVMVIGTNIGIAADADGGFRLQLDKGTYRLRFSCTGYEQKTVDVLAEEQPDLEVTLDEAKNGLTEVVVTGTRTERMLKDEPVVTRVITAEEIKKLDPQDFKGLLEYELPGLQFNGAAHGSGLPDISFQGMDSRYLLFLIDGERMAGEGALDNIDFSRLDVDNIERIEVIKGSMSTLYGSNALGGVVNIITKKANRPFVGNVSARTTSRGDQKYALSVGTRQEKFSSLTSASFSRRNPYTIRDTKPMTSTFKRPDGTDSTAVDTTRRSFNIKGYETFSIAQKFGYDFTDRLSAEVTGSFYQNRLLYTEEMKLHERFRDFTFGGKLGYILNENSRLDLSYHYDHYYKNDIFPQAGDLTTVKYRDVTHNIRLNYSLLLADRHALTAGTEYNTERMKSNWFRDTTSSRFSNCVIYVQDDYRVTDRLSLVGGLRMDYHSEYKAHVSPKLSAMYRLGHVTLRGGYAAGFRSPSLRELYAEFDHRGMFKIYGNTDLKPETSHHASISAEWVAGIFNASATGYYNWFNNRIVRTVRIEDGPAKQYPDYTYQNAEKSKTYGFDVNAQVRLPFDLTLRGTYSYVNDDEKVQGKRSSYIRPHTAVMQADYTRRFGRCRAYIGLNGRWMAATDYWSYSSSQKSMYKMELESRMLWKLNAGCYFPRGIALNIGVDNLFNARDKNIGYDVYSATLTRGTEFIANLSVNIAELIGK from the coding sequence ATGAAAAGAATAGCTACGCTTCTCTGCTTCATGATCTGCTGTGCCATGGCCATTTATGCCACTGACGCAAACGTGACCAGACGAACTTACACGGTGAGGGGCACCGTGAAGGATCGCACGAATGCCCCCGTTCCCTATGCCACGGTGATGGTGATCGGCACCAACATCGGGATCGCCGCCGATGCCGACGGCGGTTTTCGCCTCCAATTAGACAAAGGCACCTACCGCCTGCGCTTCTCCTGCACCGGTTACGAGCAGAAGACCGTCGACGTGTTGGCCGAAGAGCAGCCCGACCTCGAGGTGACACTCGACGAGGCCAAGAACGGCCTCACGGAGGTGGTCGTCACCGGCACACGAACGGAGCGCATGCTCAAGGATGAGCCCGTCGTCACGCGCGTCATCACGGCCGAGGAGATCAAGAAGCTCGACCCGCAGGACTTCAAAGGGCTGTTAGAATACGAGCTGCCTGGCCTGCAATTCAACGGTGCAGCACACGGCTCCGGACTGCCCGACATCTCGTTCCAGGGCATGGACTCCCGCTACCTGCTCTTCCTCATCGACGGCGAACGCATGGCCGGCGAGGGCGCCTTGGACAACATCGACTTCAGCCGCTTAGACGTGGACAACATCGAGCGCATCGAGGTGATCAAGGGCAGCATGTCCACCCTCTACGGCTCGAACGCCCTGGGCGGCGTGGTGAACATCATCACCAAGAAGGCCAACCGCCCGTTCGTGGGCAATGTCTCCGCTCGCACCACCAGCCGCGGCGATCAGAAATACGCGCTCTCCGTGGGCACACGTCAGGAGAAGTTCTCATCGCTCACCTCAGCCTCCTTCAGCCGTCGCAACCCGTACACCATCCGTGACACCAAGCCGATGACGAGCACCTTCAAGCGCCCCGACGGCACCGACTCTACAGCCGTGGATACCACCCGACGCAGCTTCAACATCAAGGGCTACGAGACCTTCTCCATCGCCCAAAAGTTCGGCTACGACTTCACCGACCGACTCAGCGCTGAGGTCACCGGCAGCTTCTACCAGAACCGACTGCTCTACACCGAAGAGATGAAGCTCCACGAGCGCTTCCGCGACTTCACCTTCGGCGGTAAGCTCGGCTACATCCTCAACGAAAACAGTCGGCTGGACCTCTCCTACCACTACGACCACTACTATAAGAACGACATCTTCCCCCAGGCTGGCGACCTCACCACGGTGAAGTATCGCGACGTCACCCACAACATCCGACTCAACTACAGCCTCCTCCTGGCCGACCGTCACGCCCTCACCGCCGGCACCGAATACAACACCGAGCGGATGAAGAGCAACTGGTTTCGCGACACCACCTCCTCCCGTTTCTCCAACTGCGTGATCTACGTCCAGGACGACTATCGCGTCACCGACCGCCTGAGCCTCGTCGGCGGCCTGCGCATGGACTACCACTCGGAATACAAGGCGCACGTCAGCCCGAAACTCTCCGCCATGTATCGCCTCGGGCACGTCACGCTGCGCGGTGGATATGCGGCCGGCTTCCGCTCCCCGTCGCTCCGCGAGCTGTACGCCGAGTTCGACCACCGCGGCATGTTCAAGATCTACGGCAACACCGACCTCAAGCCCGAAACGAGCCACCACGCCTCCATCTCAGCCGAGTGGGTCGCGGGCATCTTCAACGCCTCCGCCACCGGCTACTATAACTGGTTCAACAACCGCATCGTCCGGACGGTGCGCATCGAGGATGGCCCCGCCAAACAGTATCCCGACTACACCTATCAGAACGCCGAAAAGTCCAAGACCTACGGCTTCGACGTCAACGCCCAAGTGCGCCTGCCCTTCGACCTCACCCTGCGCGGCACCTATTCCTACGTCAACGACGACGAGAAGGTGCAGGGCAAACGCAGCTCCTACATCCGTCCCCACACAGCCGTCATGCAAGCCGACTACACGCGCCGCTTCGGCCGTTGCCGCGCCTACATCGGCCTAAATGGGCGCTGGATGGCCGCCACGGACTACTGGTCGTACAGCAGCAGCCAGAAGAGCATGTACAAGATGGAGCTCGAGAGCCGCATGCTTTGGAAGCTGAACGCCGGGTGCTACTTCCCACGCGGCATCGCCCTCAACATCGGCGTGGACAACCTCTTCAACGCAAGGGATAAGAACATCGGTTATGACGTCTACTCCGCCACCCTCACCCGCGGCACGGAGTTTATCGCCAACCTCTCCGTCAATATCGCAGAGCTGATCGGCAAATGA
- a CDS encoding MotA/TolQ/ExbB proton channel family protein: protein MEYVSNILFWISNGLLVPVIVGLLYFFIRSILMLGGFFNQYLRRTKQAGQLKKQLDTWDGARLDALLPTIEASAERDFTEAVRRIAATPDSTHVDRILAEYEVRADADLSRCRMLTKFGPILGLMGTLIPMGPALAGLATGDVASMAYNMQIAFATTVVGLFAGAVGYVILQARQRWFVSDLASLEFIAGMTAKASSVEPTNAPQP, encoded by the coding sequence ATGGAATACGTATCAAACATCCTCTTTTGGATCTCCAACGGGCTGCTGGTCCCCGTCATCGTCGGCCTGCTCTACTTCTTTATCCGCAGCATACTCATGCTCGGCGGTTTCTTCAACCAATACCTGCGTCGCACCAAACAAGCGGGCCAGCTCAAGAAGCAGCTCGACACGTGGGACGGCGCGCGCCTCGACGCCCTCCTGCCCACCATCGAAGCCTCGGCCGAACGCGACTTCACCGAGGCCGTGCGCCGCATCGCTGCCACGCCCGACTCGACCCACGTCGACCGCATCCTGGCCGAGTACGAAGTGCGCGCCGACGCCGACCTGAGTCGCTGCCGCATGCTCACCAAGTTCGGCCCCATCCTCGGACTCATGGGCACACTCATCCCCATGGGCCCCGCACTGGCCGGTCTGGCCACGGGCGACGTCGCCTCGATGGCTTACAACATGCAAATCGCCTTCGCCACGACCGTCGTCGGACTCTTCGCCGGCGCCGTGGGCTACGTCATCCTGCAAGCCCGCCAGCGCTGGTTCGTCTCCGACCTCGCCTCCTTAGAGTTCATTGCCGGCATGACCGCCAAGGCCTCCTCTGTCGAACCCACTAACGCCCCACAGCCATGA
- a CDS encoding DUF2149 domain-containing protein, with product MLTNLFDVAMVFAVALMVAMVVKFNMTEIFSKEDYTMVKNPGKDNMEIITKEGQTITRYKPSENQNATGKKGRKVGVAYELENGEVIYVPE from the coding sequence ATGCTCACGAACCTCTTCGACGTGGCGATGGTCTTCGCTGTCGCCCTGATGGTGGCCATGGTGGTGAAGTTCAACATGACCGAGATCTTCTCCAAAGAGGATTACACCATGGTTAAGAACCCCGGCAAGGACAACATGGAGATCATCACCAAGGAAGGCCAAACAATCACCCGCTATAAGCCCTCCGAGAATCAGAACGCCACCGGGAAGAAAGGCCGCAAGGTCGGCGTAGCCTACGAGCTGGAGAACGGCGAAGTGATCTACGTGCCGGAATAG
- a CDS encoding cobaltochelatase subunit CobN, translating into MKRKIYLWIGIVAVVLAAAFFAYSKWMAPTRVAFVNYQAISLGSIYKANDNSHIKLVEVSTDELDKLKGFDMVFVNGMGLRIVEEQRQQLQRLADKGVPIYTSMATNPDNNICNLDSVVRDSIKTYLDGGSKKNYRSLLNYVRKVVDGKRFFVNEPEPAVERAEDIIYHPNPSGNDRDDDLEFHSVAEYEAWLKKQNLWHEGAHKIVVTGQMADPTGLIDALQKAGMNVYPIYAREKWFDYLNAINPAMVINMAHGRMGDEMVDWLREHNVTMLAPLTVNRLVEDWENDPMGMSGGFMSQSVTMPEIDGAIRTTALFAQYEDKDGYRHSFAVPERLETFVETVKRFLDLRTKPNSEKRVAIYYLKGQGQGATMTAGGMEVAPSLYNFLKRLKAEGYKVDNLPANHRELEKMIMQQGAVLGVYAEGAIAEFMKTGNPELIKKEDYEAWVKQALRPEKYKEVVAANGDFPGQYMATADGRLGVARLQFGNVVVMPQNAAGSGTNAFKILHGTDAAPPHPYIASYLWMRFGFKADALIHFGTHGSLEFTPRKQVALSSNDWPDRLVGPLPHFYVYTIGNVGEGIIAKRRSYATLTSYLTPPFMESSVRGMYRELTEALKIYDHLAEDINERREQGKAPDARMEDELKRAAINVKAATVKLGIHRDLELDSIAGKPYSEDDIRRVENFAEELATEKITGQLYTMGVPYEPARITSSVLAMATDPIAYGLWALDKLKGRTHLDADRDRVKFTQVYLDPAKELVNRLLTQPTMATDELVCRTAKITPEELAKAREIIADRNAPRGMAAMMMMTGNKKKGGMPGMPPTGMSGGKPAGHPGGMPGGKADAKPAGHPGGMPGGKADAKPAGHPGGMPGGKADAKPAGHPGGMPGGKADAKPAGHPGGMPGGKADAKPAGHPGGMPGGKADAKPAGHPGGMPGGMPPKGMGGMMGGMMGGKKKTYTKDEVHLADAIMEVERTILNVNKYKTYLMESPESELRSNMNALKGGYVAPSPGGDPIANPNTLPTGRNLYSINAEATPSEAAWEKGKRLANATIDLYRKRHNNEYPRKVSYTLWSGEFIETEGATIAQILYMLGVEPVRDAFGRVSDLRLIPSSELGRPRIDVVVQTSGQLRDLAASRLFLINRAVEMAAAAKDDKFDNQVSEGVTEAQRTLLAKGLSPREAQEMATYRVFGGVNGNYGTGIQGMVESGDRWEKESEIAETYIHNMGAFYGSEKQWELFRQYAFEAALTRTDVVVQPRQSNTWGALSLDHVYEFMGGMNLSVRHVTGKDPDAYLSDYRNRSNVRMQEVKEAIGVEARTTILNPTYIKEKMKGEASSAGVFAETVRNTYAWNVMKPSAIDDELWDEIFDVYVKDKYDLKVDEFFREQSPATLEEITAVMMETIRKGMWKATPEQIAELARVHTETVNKYGAACSGFVCDNAKLKDFIASKADASAAAQYKQKIAEAREANLSDKDAKSVVLEKDKQNAIDETADTSGRRMILIAAIALVVAIAAFLIIRRRRKN; encoded by the coding sequence ATGAAAAGAAAGATTTATCTGTGGATTGGGATCGTCGCAGTCGTCTTGGCCGCGGCGTTTTTTGCCTATTCCAAATGGATGGCACCCACACGCGTGGCCTTCGTGAACTATCAGGCCATCTCGCTTGGCAGCATCTACAAAGCCAACGACAACTCGCACATCAAACTCGTGGAAGTCTCCACCGACGAGCTCGACAAGCTCAAAGGCTTCGACATGGTCTTCGTCAACGGCATGGGCCTGCGCATCGTCGAGGAGCAACGCCAACAGCTGCAACGCCTGGCCGACAAGGGAGTGCCCATCTACACCTCGATGGCCACAAACCCCGACAACAACATCTGCAACCTCGACTCCGTGGTGCGCGACTCCATCAAGACCTACCTCGACGGCGGCAGCAAGAAGAACTATCGCAGCCTGCTCAACTACGTCCGCAAGGTGGTCGACGGCAAACGCTTCTTCGTCAACGAGCCTGAGCCGGCCGTGGAGCGCGCCGAAGACATCATCTATCACCCCAACCCCAGCGGCAACGACCGCGACGACGACCTCGAGTTCCACTCCGTGGCCGAGTATGAGGCCTGGCTCAAGAAGCAAAACCTCTGGCACGAGGGCGCCCATAAAATCGTCGTCACCGGACAGATGGCCGACCCCACCGGCCTGATCGATGCGCTGCAAAAGGCGGGCATGAACGTCTATCCTATCTACGCCCGCGAGAAATGGTTCGACTACCTCAACGCCATCAACCCCGCCATGGTGATCAACATGGCGCACGGCCGCATGGGCGACGAGATGGTCGATTGGCTCCGGGAGCACAACGTGACGATGCTCGCACCGCTCACCGTCAATCGCCTCGTGGAGGATTGGGAGAACGACCCGATGGGCATGTCCGGCGGCTTCATGTCGCAGAGCGTCACCATGCCCGAGATCGACGGCGCCATACGCACCACAGCACTCTTTGCCCAGTATGAAGACAAGGACGGCTACCGCCACTCTTTCGCCGTGCCCGAACGCCTCGAGACGTTCGTCGAAACCGTGAAGCGCTTCCTTGACCTCCGCACCAAGCCCAACAGCGAGAAGCGCGTGGCCATTTATTACCTCAAGGGGCAGGGCCAAGGCGCAACCATGACGGCCGGCGGCATGGAGGTCGCTCCGTCGCTCTACAACTTCCTCAAGCGACTCAAAGCCGAGGGTTACAAGGTGGACAACCTGCCCGCTAACCACCGCGAGTTGGAGAAGATGATCATGCAGCAGGGCGCCGTCCTCGGGGTCTATGCCGAGGGTGCGATCGCTGAGTTTATGAAGACCGGCAACCCGGAGCTGATCAAGAAGGAAGACTATGAAGCCTGGGTGAAACAGGCGCTCCGCCCGGAGAAATACAAGGAAGTGGTGGCCGCCAATGGCGACTTCCCCGGTCAATACATGGCCACGGCAGACGGCCGACTGGGCGTGGCCCGACTGCAATTCGGCAACGTCGTCGTAATGCCGCAGAACGCCGCCGGATCGGGCACAAATGCCTTCAAGATCCTCCACGGAACAGACGCCGCGCCGCCGCATCCTTACATCGCCTCCTACCTCTGGATGCGCTTCGGGTTTAAGGCCGACGCGCTGATCCATTTCGGTACACACGGCAGCCTCGAGTTCACGCCCCGCAAGCAGGTGGCGCTCTCCAGCAACGACTGGCCCGACCGACTCGTGGGCCCGCTGCCACACTTCTACGTCTACACCATCGGCAACGTCGGCGAGGGCATCATCGCCAAACGCCGCTCCTACGCCACGCTCACGTCATACCTCACGCCGCCCTTCATGGAGAGTAGCGTGCGCGGCATGTACCGCGAGCTGACCGAGGCGCTGAAGATCTACGACCACCTCGCCGAGGACATCAACGAACGCCGCGAGCAGGGCAAGGCTCCGGACGCTCGCATGGAGGACGAACTGAAGCGTGCCGCGATCAACGTGAAGGCGGCCACCGTGAAGCTCGGCATCCATCGCGACCTGGAGCTGGATAGCATCGCCGGTAAGCCCTATTCGGAGGACGACATCCGCCGCGTGGAGAACTTCGCCGAGGAGCTGGCTACGGAGAAGATCACCGGACAGCTCTACACGATGGGCGTACCCTACGAGCCCGCTCGCATCACATCGTCCGTCTTGGCTATGGCCACCGACCCGATCGCTTACGGCCTCTGGGCGCTCGACAAGCTGAAGGGACGCACCCACCTCGACGCCGATCGCGACCGCGTGAAGTTCACACAGGTCTACTTAGATCCGGCAAAGGAGCTCGTGAACCGTCTGCTCACCCAACCGACGATGGCCACGGACGAGTTAGTCTGCCGCACAGCCAAGATCACCCCCGAGGAGCTGGCTAAGGCACGCGAGATCATCGCCGACCGCAACGCCCCGCGGGGTATGGCGGCCATGATGATGATGACGGGCAACAAGAAGAAAGGCGGTATGCCGGGAATGCCTCCTACGGGCATGTCGGGCGGTAAGCCTGCCGGACATCCCGGCGGTATGCCGGGTGGTAAAGCCGACGCCAAGCCGGCCGGACATCCCGGTGGTATGCCGGGTGGTAAAGCCGACGCCAAGCCGGCCGGACATCCCGGTGGTATGCCAGGCGGTAAAGCTGACGCCAAACCCGCCGGACATCCCGGAGGTATGCCGGGCGGTAAAGCCGACGCCAAACCTGCCGGACATCCCGGAGGTATGCCGGGCGGTAAAGCTGACGCCAAACCCGCCGGACATCCCGGAGGTATGCCAGGCGGTAAAGCCGACGCCAAGCCTGCCGGACATCCCGGAGGTATGCCGGGCGGTATGCCGCCGAAAGGCATGGGTGGCATGATGGGTGGCATGATGGGCGGCAAGAAGAAGACGTACACGAAGGACGAAGTGCACCTGGCTGACGCCATCATGGAAGTGGAGCGCACAATCCTGAACGTGAACAAATACAAGACGTACCTCATGGAGAGCCCTGAGAGCGAACTGCGCAGCAACATGAACGCACTGAAGGGTGGCTACGTGGCTCCCTCGCCGGGCGGCGATCCGATTGCCAACCCGAACACACTGCCCACGGGCCGCAACCTTTACTCGATCAATGCCGAGGCGACACCCTCAGAGGCAGCTTGGGAGAAGGGTAAGCGACTGGCCAACGCCACGATCGACCTCTACCGCAAACGCCACAACAACGAGTATCCGCGCAAGGTGAGCTACACGCTCTGGTCGGGCGAGTTCATCGAGACGGAAGGTGCCACCATCGCACAGATCCTCTACATGCTCGGCGTGGAGCCGGTGCGCGACGCCTTCGGTCGTGTCTCCGACCTGCGCCTGATCCCCTCTTCCGAGCTGGGTCGCCCGCGCATCGATGTGGTGGTGCAGACCTCCGGCCAGTTGCGCGACTTAGCCGCCTCGCGACTCTTCCTCATCAATCGCGCCGTGGAGATGGCAGCTGCGGCGAAGGATGACAAGTTCGACAACCAAGTGTCCGAGGGGGTCACCGAAGCACAGCGCACACTGCTGGCCAAGGGTCTCTCGCCACGCGAAGCGCAGGAGATGGCTACTTATCGCGTCTTTGGCGGTGTCAATGGCAACTATGGCACGGGCATCCAAGGCATGGTGGAGAGTGGCGACCGCTGGGAGAAGGAGTCCGAGATCGCTGAGACGTATATCCATAACATGGGCGCCTTCTACGGCAGCGAAAAGCAGTGGGAGCTGTTCCGCCAATACGCTTTCGAGGCCGCGCTGACCCGCACCGACGTCGTCGTACAGCCACGCCAGAGCAACACCTGGGGCGCCCTCAGCCTCGATCACGTCTACGAGTTCATGGGCGGTATGAACCTGTCCGTCCGCCACGTCACCGGCAAGGATCCCGACGCCTACCTCAGCGACTACCGCAACCGCAGCAATGTGCGCATGCAGGAGGTTAAGGAGGCCATCGGTGTGGAGGCGCGCACGACGATCCTCAACCCGACGTATATCAAGGAGAAGATGAAGGGTGAAGCCTCGTCGGCCGGCGTCTTTGCCGAGACCGTCCGCAACACCTACGCTTGGAACGTGATGAAGCCGTCCGCCATCGACGACGAGCTGTGGGACGAGATCTTCGACGTCTACGTCAAGGATAAGTACGACCTCAAGGTCGACGAGTTCTTCCGCGAGCAAAGCCCCGCCACGCTCGAGGAGATCACAGCCGTGATGATGGAGACGATCCGCAAGGGCATGTGGAAAGCCACGCCGGAGCAGATCGCCGAGTTGGCCCGCGTGCACACCGAGACGGTGAACAAATACGGCGCGGCATGCTCTGGCTTCGTCTGCGACAACGCCAAGCTGAAGGACTTCATCGCCTCGAAGGCCGACGCCTCGGCCGCCGCCCAGTACAAGCAGAAGATCGCCGAGGCGCGCGAAGCCAACCTCTCCGACAAGGACGCCAAGAGCGTCGTCTTAGAGAAGGACAAGCAGAACGCCATCGACGAGACGGCCGACACCTCGGGCCGTCGCATGATCCTCATCGCAGCCATCGCGCTCGTCGTGGCCATCGCCGCATTCCTCATCATCCGCAGAAGGAGGAAGAACTAA